The region TGCCGTCGGCACCGAGAACCTCTTCGACCTGGCTGTTCCACTCCACCTGGATCTTCTCGTTGCCCAACGCCCGCTCGGCCATGATCTTGCTGGCCCGGAAGCTGTCCCGGCGGTGCACGATCGTCACCTTGGCCGCGAACTTGGTGAGGAAGCTCGCTTCCTCCATCGCCGAGTCGCCGCCGCCGACCACCACTATCTCCTGGCCCCGGAAGAAGAAGCCGTCACAGGTGGCACAGGACGAGACACCGTGGCCGAGGTATTCCTGCTCGCCGGGAACGCCGAGCGGCCGCCAGGCGGAGCCGGTGGTGAGGATGACCGCCTTGGCCCGGTACGCGGTCTCGCCGACGTATACGACGCTGACGGCGGCGGAGCCCGGTTCACCGGTGTCGGTCAGCTCGACCCGGCTGACGTCGTCGGTGAGGAACTCGGCGCCGAACCGCTCGGCCTGCTTGCGCATCGAGTCCATCAGCTCCGGCCCGAGGATGCCGTCGGGGAAGCCGGGGAAGTTCTCCACCTCGGTGGTGGTCATCAGGGCGCCACCCGACTGCACACCCTCGATGATCAGCGGTTTGAGGTTGGCCCGGGCGGCGTACACGGCGGCCGTGTAGCCGGCCGGCCCAGAGCCGATGATGATGAGGTTGCGGACCTCGTCCACTGCCGTCTCCCGAGAGTCTGTGTGTCGCCGACCCGTGTGGCCCATCGATGCCGGCGAGCCGCCGGCCGACGATCCGACGACCGGCAACTGTTGAGCAGAACGTCATCCTACGAAGGGGAAATTCCCCAGCCGGACATCCGGTGGGTCACGTCACGCCGAAGGCCTTACAGCCGTGCGGAGTCGATTCACCCTACCTGGGACTGGTAACGGGTGTCCGCACCCGACGTGGGCAGGCCGCAGTCCGCGCCGCTGACCCAGGCCCAGCGACCGCCGGTGCCGTCGGTGAGGCTGATCACGAGCGCGGGAACGCCCTCGAAGGTGGCGTAGTCCACCAGGTTGAAGGTGACCGCGCCGCGGCCGTGAGCGAGGGCGATCGCTTCGAGGCAGGCGGTGAGCGCGTCCCGGTCGGCCAGCCGGGCCAGGCCGGCGGCGATCGGGCCCCGGTCCGGCTCGGGGGCGGCGCCGAAGGTGCCCAGCGAACCGGTGTTGGGCGGGCTGGCGGCGTCGGTGCCGCTGCGCTCCTCGGTGTTCGCAGGCAGCCTGCTGGCCAGCGACTTGGGCAGGGAGTCGGGCAGGTAGTCCGTACCGGTGGCGATCAGCTGTTGGGCGGCGGGCAGCGCGATCGGTGGGACCGGGCCGGAGACGACGGGCGCGGCGGCGCTGTCTGCGGAACCGCCGTTGGACGCGACGTCCGACACACCGAGGCGGCTGAGGCCGAAGCCCGCGAAGGCGACCGCGGCGGCCGCGACGGTGACCGCCCCGGCCATTCGCGACCAGCGTCGCCGGGCCGACCGGGGAACGCGGTCCCGGCCGCCGGCCACCCGGTCACCAATTCCGGGTACGGCGGTGAGCCGGCGTTCCGCCTGCTCGGTGCGCCGCGTCGACTCGGTACGTTCCGCCCGCTCGGTGAGCTGGGCCTGCTCGGTGAACTGGGTCGGGATGGCGGGCTGGCCGAGTGCCCCGGCGTCGGTGAGCGCGTTGGTGAGCCGGTGGCTGATCTCGGCCGGCATCGGTTCGGTGGTGTCCGCCCAGGCGGCGAGGTCCTGCCGGACCGAGTCGAACGCCCGGCTCAGTGCCGCGTACGCGGCCGCCCACTCCGGGTCCGCATCGATCAGACGGGCGACCGCAGCCTCTTCCGGGGTGTCCGCCAGGACCCCCCCGAGATAGTCGGCCAGCAGGTCGAGGTCGACCTCGCTGGACTGGCCCGCGGTCACTGTTCCTCCTGCATGCGGTCGCGCCCGGATTGACTCGACCCCGATCGGACGCCGTCACCGGGCGCCGGGTTCCCCCGGGTGACCGACGGCACGTCGTCGTTCGCCCTGTTCGGCGCCGCTGCGGCCGGTCCGCGGGGACGCAGGTGACCGAGGATCAGGGCGAGTCGGGCCCGACCTCGGGCGCAGCGGCTCTTCACCGTGCCCTCGGCGACCCCGAGCATGATCGCGACCTCGGCGATCGGGTAGCCCTGGACGTCGACCAGGATGATCGCCGCCCGCTGCTCGGCCGGAAGCCTGGCCAGCGCCTGCTGGACGACGAGCGCGGTGTCGTGGTCGGGGGCCGGCGCGGCGGGCTCGACGCCCACCCACCGGCCGGTCTCGTCGGTCCGCGAGCCGTCGGGCAGCGGGACCGTGGGGTGTGCCTGCCGGCGCCGGATCCGGTCCAGGCAGGCGTTGACCACTATGCGGTGCAGCCAGGTGGTGACGGCGGCGTCACCGCGGAAGCGGGCGGCGGCGCGGTGGGCCGAGAGCAGGGCGTCCTGTAGGGCGTCGGCCGCGTCCTCCCGGTCGGCGAGGGTACGCAGGGCCACCGCCCAGAGCCGGTCCCGGTGCCGGTGGAAGAGCTGGGCGAAGGCGTCCCGATCGCCGTCGACGTGCGCCCGGAGCAGCTCAGCGTCGCTGAGTCCGGCCAGCCGGTCGGGGGCACCGGCGGTGTCGGCCGGGGCGCCGCTCGTCTCGTCCGGCACGGGAGGGCTGGTCATGACCCGGCCCGGTCCGGTGGACGGGTGCGGCGCGCCGGCTGACCGATCACGGTTCCCGGACCGTGATTTCCTGGATGCCGAGCCGGTAGTCGCCCTTGGCGTTCTTGATGATGTCGGTGACCCAAAAGAGCAGGTACTGGTACTTCTTCTCGGATTCGAACGCGCTGAAGGTCATCACCGATCCGGCCCGTTCGAACGGCTCGCCGATGATCTGGTACGAGGTGACGAGCTGGGTGTCCGATGCCTTGCTCGACGGCAGGGTGGTCGTGCCGGTCTTCAACTCGGCGGTGGCACCGGTGTTGGCCAGGGTCACCTGCACGTCCTTGATGGCCCGGGGCTCCTTCAGGTCGATCAGGACGCCCATGCCGGTCTTGAGGTTGGCGAACTTCGGGCCGTCGTAGGAGTCGGACTCCCAGCCCTTGTTGACGTCACCGTCCACCACCGCCGCGGCGCCGTTCAGTTCGTCACCCCGGTCGGTGCCGGTGCTGACGATCCGTACGCTGCTGCCGTCGATCGGGATCTTCTTCGGCTGGGTGGTCGGGGCGTCGGTGCCGCCGGCCGGGGCGGTGGCACCCGGCGGGGTGGCCGGCGAGGCGGTGCCGGTGCCGCCGTTGTCGGAGAGCGCGTTGATGCCGAAGTAGAGGCCGATCAGGGCGATCACCAGCAGCCCGGCCACCCCCGCGACGATCTTGCGGGCACCGGCCGGCGCGGCGGGTGCGCCGATGTTTTCCTCGTCGTGGCTGGTGAACCGCAGCGGGCCGCTGTTGTCCAGGTACTGCTCCTCGGCGGCGGCGTTCAGCCGGCCGAGTTCGGCGGCGAGCACGTCGACCGAGGGAACGGCGAGCTGCGGGTCGAGCAGGTCCATGGTCAGGTCGTCGAGGTACGCCGGCACGCCGGCCCGGACCTGCCGGGGGGCGGCGAGGGCGCCGTTCGCGTCCCGGACCCCGTCGGGCAGGGCGGATCGGCCCCGGCCGCCGGAGAGGTTGGCCTCGACGTGCGGCCACGCCCCGGTGAGGGCGAAGTAGAGCACACCACCGACCGCGCGGGCATCGGTCTCGATGGTGTCGTTGCCGTCGGCGCGGGCGTCGGCGAGCACCACCCGACCGTCGTCGCCGACCATCACGGTGCCGGGGTGGACGTTGCCGTGCACCATTCCGGTGGCGTGTACGGCGGCGATGGCACCGGCGACGGCGTGCGCGATGCTGGTGGCGCGGGCCGGTTCGAGTGGGCCGTCGGCGACCAGTTCCCGCAGCGAGTGGCCGTCCACCCACTCCCGTACGACGTATGCCCGCTCGTCCTCGTCGATCGCGTCGTAGACGCCGACGAGGTTGGGGTGGATCACCCGGCTCGCGGTCACCGCGGCTTGGAGCATCTCCATCGCCGAGTCGCCGCCGGGATAACGGAGTACCACGGCCACGGGTCGGCGGAGGACCACGTCGACACCGCGCCAGACCTGGCGGCCGGCGCTGTCGTCGTTGATGTGCTCGGCCAGCTCGTACCGCTCGGCGAGGACCTCACCGACGGCGGGCGCACCGAAGGCCATAACGGGCGGCGCGACCTCGTCCGCCTCCTGACCTTCGCCGACCTGGGTCACCCGTCCTCCCTCGATGATTGTCGCGATCGATGGACCCGTGCTGCTGGGCATTGGTTTTCCGCTCTATCGCCGGTGGACCGGACGCTGGGCGCCATTCCATAGCGTAGGCGCTCTCCGCACCTGTCGAGAGCGACCTTACCTGGGATGGACTCATCCCCGACATGTCATCTTGCGGGCGTACCCGACCTGGTGCCGGGAGTATGCCGAACAGTCCAAGTACGACCGGTGTCATCCGCCTCGATGGCACCGGCAATTCCTAATCTATCGGTTCATTTCAACTACTTGCGCGAGGGCCACCGGTGTGGCCCGGCCACCCGTACCCACCGTCGGGGGTGATCTGCCGTTGTCCACAGCCCGAGGGCAGGTCATCCACGCCACTTCCCTCGGTTATCCACAGGTCATCCCCAGTCATGCCGTGCCAATC is a window of Micromonospora sp. NBC_01699 DNA encoding:
- the trxB gene encoding thioredoxin-disulfide reductase, producing MDEVRNLIIIGSGPAGYTAAVYAARANLKPLIIEGVQSGGALMTTTEVENFPGFPDGILGPELMDSMRKQAERFGAEFLTDDVSRVELTDTGEPGSAAVSVVYVGETAYRAKAVILTTGSAWRPLGVPGEQEYLGHGVSSCATCDGFFFRGQEIVVVGGGDSAMEEASFLTKFAAKVTIVHRRDSFRASKIMAERALGNEKIQVEWNSQVEEVLGADGKVTGVRLRNVHTGETKVLDVAGVFVAIGHDPRSQLFQGQVDMDENGYVRVNAPGTTTNVPGVFAAGDLVDHTYRQAITAAGTGCAAALDAERFLATLEV
- a CDS encoding protein kinase family protein, with product MPSSTGPSIATIIEGGRVTQVGEGQEADEVAPPVMAFGAPAVGEVLAERYELAEHINDDSAGRQVWRGVDVVLRRPVAVVLRYPGGDSAMEMLQAAVTASRVIHPNLVGVYDAIDEDERAYVVREWVDGHSLRELVADGPLEPARATSIAHAVAGAIAAVHATGMVHGNVHPGTVMVGDDGRVVLADARADGNDTIETDARAVGGVLYFALTGAWPHVEANLSGGRGRSALPDGVRDANGALAAPRQVRAGVPAYLDDLTMDLLDPQLAVPSVDVLAAELGRLNAAAEEQYLDNSGPLRFTSHDEENIGAPAAPAGARKIVAGVAGLLVIALIGLYFGINALSDNGGTGTASPATPPGATAPAGGTDAPTTQPKKIPIDGSSVRIVSTGTDRGDELNGAAAVVDGDVNKGWESDSYDGPKFANLKTGMGVLIDLKEPRAIKDVQVTLANTGATAELKTGTTTLPSSKASDTQLVTSYQIIGEPFERAGSVMTFSAFESEKKYQYLLFWVTDIIKNAKGDYRLGIQEITVREP
- the sigM gene encoding RNA polymerase sigma factor SigM, whose amino-acid sequence is MTSPPVPDETSGAPADTAGAPDRLAGLSDAELLRAHVDGDRDAFAQLFHRHRDRLWAVALRTLADREDAADALQDALLSAHRAAARFRGDAAVTTWLHRIVVNACLDRIRRRQAHPTVPLPDGSRTDETGRWVGVEPAAPAPDHDTALVVQQALARLPAEQRAAIILVDVQGYPIAEVAIMLGVAEGTVKSRCARGRARLALILGHLRPRGPAAAAPNRANDDVPSVTRGNPAPGDGVRSGSSQSGRDRMQEEQ